The DNA sequence CCTACCTAATGGCTCTTACGAGAAGTGTAGGTACCTATTCAAATTTATGACCCTTATTAGTAGATTCATATTCTAAGTATTTCAAGATAATGCacactaaaatttaatttgttatcgTTATCATGGGTTTGAATTTCTCACTACTGGCaaataaaacagtttatttatacaatagcGTTACGCACCCGTCGGTAAACTTTGTCGTGTCCCTAGTAAGCAAAAAACTCGGCTCGAATCAGGTCAGTGGGTCGACATAAACAGTTAACTTCGTTTttataaacacaataaaataagtctttaataaagctttattcaTTGAATTAAGGGCTATTTAGCaaagatataattttgtttttattagatcttctGAAAATTAGTGGTTTCTTCGGCATTATATTACATAGCTGAGCTACATCGTAATTTAATGAACAACTTCGAGTATGGATGTACGACAGtttgatgtttttaaataaggttGTGTAAGTTTTGATTACACTTATAATTACTCTGACGCTCACAGTAATGAAACGAATACGCTACACTTGTAATTAAACATCGATTCAATAATCGTTCAAACGTGTGCACTTGCTAGCAAGTCATCGCAGCCCGTGCACACTGCATTCGGATCGCGTAATACCTCAGTTCAATGACACCATCGACCTATGAATAACTATAACTAACGCCATCTCTTTTCGCGTTGTGTAAACAATATTACTAAATACTCACGTCACGTGAAAGTATCAGCGGCACGAAAGCGACATCCGAATAAATTGCACATACACTcactaaaatatttgttgaCAAACAAAAGTCATACGAATCAACGGCACAATCCAATGGCCCGGGCTGGACTGCCCGGGAACTGGGAATCAGTGCGGTTCACTTCGATATTAGGGACGATAGATCCGGCTCAAACATTGGTTGTCGCGATAACCAATCACTGAGCTCGTTCGGCTCGCTCGCAACTGGCTCAGCATCGCAGCAGCTAGCGGTGGGGAAGGCGACATACTAATTCGCGTTCGAccgtttaatataatatagatatatatgttCTCAAATTTAAAGTACCATTGCACATATTAATGGATTACAGCATCGCGACTTACGCccttattttcttaaatgGAGAGTTCAGCattgagaaaaataatttgcGAAAACAGACACGAATAAGCTTAACCaattcgattatttttttatcggtCAGTTCTCTCAGATGGCGGAAGTTAATATTCagggtattttttttgttatttgcaAAATATTGACACAAAATCTTTCTACCATCATAGGTACCTActtatcaaattattaataagatatTCTTGTTTAAACTTGTGTCATAATTGGCATAATGTTTATTGACAAACATCGCATTTTTATGATACCGCATATCTATGTGGACTTCCGATTCCTATGAAATACGAGCCAATGTGATTCATTTTAAATTGGGAATGTTGAAATCGTTGTAGGTACTTTTTACACAAGTTGGTGGTAAAAAATGGCAAACCTTACAAAAACTATGGTGACCTATGGAAGTCATCAAAGTCTCGAATCACTTTAAGAGTCGGTCGCGGTATTCGCatcatatttacattaaaatttaggtATAGCACAAAGTTAGACCATGAGTTGATAGTGAATctaatttgtttattgtatattatgcATAATGCAGCTCAGTCGACCTGAGAGCATGCAGGGCGATGAGAATTTAAAACGTAAGACGAGACGATACGCTGTCtcattgtgattggtcaattGTACCTACCTTAAATCCAGTCCTTACAAATATCGTTGAAACGCGATATGATACGTCATGTTATTACATCTTTTTGACCAATTGAATTTACATAATCGAACGCGTCGTCGCGTCTTTCGTTCAACACACCCCCAACTAACCCCCGAGCGGTGTAAGACGGTATAGTAGATAGTACTAagtagttaaaattaatttatggaAACTGAATTTTCGAACGATGATTTCATAACTCTGCTTAACTAGTTAAACTTAAAacttagttatatttttaatcgcgAAAATAGTGTTTACTTACTTTCTCAGTAGCTTTATAATAAGTTTCACAAAGTTTATGAGTTATGACACAAACGCCtgcctatttattttattttcttataatctGTAAGCGCGTGTTCACAAAGTTTATGACACAAACGCCtgcctatttattttattttcttataatctGTAAGCGCGTGTTCATCAAGGATGTCTAAGcttattcataaattttacGCAGAGCTCACTTTTATACCTTGACAAACATTTAACAATTACCTAATGTTAGTTTTGGTTTAAGTGATTGAGTGgaatttataagttatttagCTACCGTCTTCATATGCTAGCTAGTTACCCAGGTAATGAAAATTACCTACTTATAACATCAATCGAATTAGAAGAAAACGTGTTGTATCATGTAGGGGAGCGTGGGGCTTGTTGTAACAGGGGTAAATAGTAACAGACCTTTTTCAataggaatttgaattttattcacgttttttttttacctaatcTTAAACCTATAACGTGCCACGCCACTTTACCACAGCCAGGGTCCCGTCAGGCGGCTCAGTGAGTGGGTGTGTACAAACGCTTTATTGTTGACAGGTAacctataattttactaacgtaaatttttggtcagttttactattttcgtagctttgaagttttatgtattttattttatgcttaaatataactatttatgatGTTGTATAACAGTTTTCAAGATAACTAAGTTGATTTAATAGTTATcgtgataaatattaagaactatatctaggggctagttgtaacaaaACCTCGGGGCTTGTTGtaacatgttacaatttgCCCCCAGATTGCTGTAAGTTACTGACGGCCGATGTTCATTTTTCCCCGGCTTAAATACTCAGAAATGTTCATTCGCGGTGGACCTCAAGATTGTATTGGAGCTGGTAATTCTTCAGGGTGGATGACTGATAAAGTATGTTTGATTTTTGTAGATCATGTTATCAAAGACGCGAAACCTACCAAGAAAGAGCCAGTTACTGCTTGATAACCATGGCTCACATGTGAATATTGCAGTTGTCGAAAAAGCCAAAGAAAACAATGTTATCATGTTAAAGTTTCCCTCCCATTGCTCCCATAATTTCCAACCTGTAGGAGATGTAGGAGTCTACGGCCCTTTTAAAAACTACGTGAACAGAGCACAGACTGCATGGATGTATAATAAGTGCCATGTTGACATGATATAAGTACCTTATATACTTCATGACATGATATAAGtaccttatatatattatacttcagTACAGAATAAGAAAGATagttaaaatcttaaatctttaatttgttgattatattttttttccagttaactatttcataaaaaacacattatagAAATACCTAGTTAGTTTCTGTTATATATACAAAGCAAAATGATCCAAgatgtgaaaaaattaaacaattgaaggtgtcatttttgttattactaCTTGCTCCAGCAGatgttacaactagccccaACCACGGGGTAAGTTGTAACACTtcccttttttcaaaaaaataataattgtgagATAGTTGCCTGtagatttgataatatttcgatTAGACTTCATAGATAAATAGTTAGAGTATCGATCAAAGTTTATTTAGTAGTAATTTAGCCAATACACTTCatgatattcaattatttgttaaaattgttacaactagccccaCGCTCCCCTATGTTCTACCTCAGAAAGATTCAAAATTCCACTAATAGCTATAGTTTGCTTAAGTTGTATAGATACTTATTTGTGATATGAACTGTCTCTGCTCAGCTTCGTAACTTGCCCAGTAGGTAAATAAGTAGGTAAGTAAGGATTTTTCTAAAGAGTATTTGCGATATAATACGCGAATATTCAATGTTATTTCTGTTCTATCATGAAACATCTGGACAAGTTACATACCGAGGCGGACCCTATGCCCAACAGTGGACATCGCTAAGAGAAGCAAGTCTGCGAGAGAGAAGGGAGTCATCTTGTTAATCTTAGACTTGAACTCAAACGCAACAAAAAAGGTTCctttcgaaaaataaatagcaaataaGCACGAATGATTTTTTGAATACAAGATTTCTTTGTTcgaatttttttgaaattggtGTTCCAGTCAGTCTATGAATACTTCGTCAAGCACTGATAAATTGTGTAAATTTCTCTTTTCTAGGTTATCCATCATAGGCTGGTTGCGGCATAAGGGTTTTTAGGAAACGCTCAGATGTGTAACGACGGACCTCAAGGCGACACGAGTGGAATTTTGTATTAGCCTCGATgtatttagatttatatatgCCCGATTATGGAATTCAACTGTAGCTGCTACGAGTATCTGACATCAATTTAATTAGTGTTcctatagtaataataaagcaTATTTATTCAAGACttacaatttgttttgtttacaaCCTATTTTGAGAGTTCCTATAGTAGGTATACTAAATGTGTAGAAAAGGCGAATGTCTGACAAAACTATGCTAAAGTTTGTGCTAAGGAACTGAAGCGTTTTAGTATACGTCACTTCTGACAGCTAGAACATTCTATTACCAAATGTTCTATTCGAACGCTGCTAACTTCCATACTAAAATCTATCATAACGTTTCTATTACGATAGTGATTTAACGTATTAGGGACGTAATAGTTTCTAcagtagtaataaaacaaattttctcattttatttattacataaatggAGGTATATCTGAGACTTCTTCATCCGGACAAGGGCATTTCATCTTCTTCCGTTCAGCCACAGTCGCCGCTTCGCCTGCCGCGTTATTCATTTCCCACCAGATGGCACCTCCTAACACATTTCTAAAGTACGGTGGAACGCTGCCTTCGCGAAGAAGGTACCTGTAAAAACACTAACTGGAGTAACTGTCTTAAAAAGTAAAACCcgttaaaatgtttaatagtatattaatacaattatatatagacTCGTGAAGCATACGATAGCAACTGGCACCTAGATACAACATCAAGGTAAACTTATTGAAAAGGGCTCTCTCCTAATAGGATCATCAAGCATTATTTTTTCTACGACACTAAATCCTACGACCCAAAGCCCGGGCAGAGATAATAGTTATATGTCAATCTCTATTGACTAACCtagaatatttaatgttataattgttaaattgaACTATGGTGCATACTAACTGATAAAACTGTTCCTCTTTATACTCTTCACCTCGGCGACGCCAGTATCGTTTAAGATTGGAGCTCAACTCTTCAGCCGCTGCCACTTCTTGTACTAAACTAGATATTTCTTCTGTTGATTTGAACTCTCCAGTCGTCTCTCCTAAGACATATGTTTGCTTTAtggtataaaacatttatgtatAGTTTGACCACGACTGGTGGTAACACtcctattattaaatttttattcagaaataaaatatataggtattttGCTTGAAATATTGTAGAAAGCTAAGTCTAGCAGTTAAGCGAGTTTCATCCTTGAGAATCTAGCGCTAGACATTGGCTCCAGTAGGTAGGTACTACACTCTCAATAGCGACCATTAATTTGAAGTTAAACGAAAAGATCCCAAGATTGATTGGTTGGAAGATCCAGAAAATAAGGGTCAAGGAAGTACGGAGAAGTGTTGTAGAACTCAATGTATGTGTGAACTGAACTATGACTCTGGTTtgacaaaatacatttttgacaaaCGGGAGACAGACCTCGCGTtaagtctcgtttctgaatcttaccctaagTATAGAAACTAGATActtattttttccattttcaGATATACCTAGTGGGTTTGTacgaatataattttataccgTCATCCATTTCTCCATCTATAGACATTTCTTCTTGCGACGGCGGCTCCTTTGTAGTGATTGTCATTTTGACACGACTTTGAACGTCTTCTGCCAGTTTTGTCTTCAGCTCTTCATACGTCCTATAATCAAAGGAATTTgcactacatttttttaatgataatacaATTGAACAAATGACCAGAATCTGTGACCATATCTATGTCCGTATAAAGTATAAAGGTATGTATATATGGAGTTAGTTATCTGAAgagttttcttataaaatgaataaGTTTTTGAACTATGACTAATGACTACGGCTCCTGGCGAAACAATAGTTGTTACAGGTTACACAAATCCTATCGACGAGGGATTTTAATTCAACAGACTGAGATTTAAGACTGGACTATGGGGAGTTACGTAATCCAACATCAGTTAAGCttcatatacaaatatattttagttaaaaattggAAGCGTacataaatgtaaacaatcatcgcacacttgaagccaatatgagcgctttagtttttaccacacttataaattctattttaacaTTCCCGCTAAGTCTTGTGTCATTTAGATTGAACTCTTAGATAAGCcaagtttgtttttgttagttaGGTACAAgcttaaattttaaaccattAAAGTCAGTTGTTACCCAGCTTCAGGCAAAGAGTTTTACTTAAACATCTTCATACAAAAACCGTCACCATCCTTAATTCGGGGTTAGGTTAAAAAGTTACAACTTAGCGCAAACTTTGActtgtttacaaaatatataggaAGCCTCGCTACTGAACATTACTTAGGAATCTCGGAGTTTGTTACCTATGAGCGATGGCTTGGATAATACAGTCAGTCCGGCGTTCATCTTCGGGTCGTAAGTCAATAATTGGTATATTTAGAATTGTTTTACTATCACTCTCTATAACATGACGATATCTTAGAATAGCGTACA is a window from the Pieris napi chromosome Z, ilPieNapi1.2, whole genome shotgun sequence genome containing:
- the LOC125062661 gene encoding uncharacterized protein LOC125062661 isoform X2; amino-acid sequence: MESKLADKPKYLTYKDLKKDSGKGFYHWMRPYERFKPKPRKPDNVLPDRLPCAYLFRVVEQQWNENEREELKGGKELLYAILRYRHVIESDSKTILNIPIIDLRPEDERRTDCIIQAIAHRTYEELKTKLAEDVQSRVKMTITTKEPPSQEEMSIDGEMDDGETTGEFKSTEEISSLVQEVAAAEELSSNLKRYWRRRGEEYKEEQFYQYLLREGSVPPYFRNVLGGAIWWEMNNAAGEAATVAERKKMKCPCPDEEVSDIPPFM